In Deltaproteobacteria bacterium, the sequence TGGGCCGGAATTTACATCTTAAGTATGATGGTGCGTCACATCACCGAGTAGGATATCCACTGATCCAGTATAGCCCTCAAGGACCGCAACTTCGGCGGAATCTACTGACACAGTAGTGGTATTCGCGACGGCATCATGTGTCACGTGGACGTTAGTATCATTGGCCGTAAGAGAAGAGAGATCGATCTTATCGCCTTCGCTTGATTTGAAATCGACGATATGGTCTACATTAGTAGCCCCGGCTTCTCTAAAGATAAAGGTATCCGCGCCCGCATGACCTGTCAGTGTGTCGTGGCCATGACCACCGATGAGGATATCGTTGCCTCCCGCACCTGTCAGAATATCAGTCCCGTCTGTGCCGACAAGTGTTCCGGCAGTCCCGGTAGCAACAGTCAGGGTATGATGGGTATCATCAGCTATCTGAATGATGTGATCATCCGGGCTCAAAAACACATGCATAGCACTTGGAACCGTACTTCCATCACCATCGGTCACGGCAAGATCAAACTTGAGTTCATGGGCATCGCCTGGAGTAAACTCGGTAGCACCGAAGCTCCCAAGCTTAAAGGTAGCACCACTCGCATAGTCATATTCCAATGTTGTATAGCCGTGATCGGTCAAAGTACCGATAGTTGTATGATCTACGACACCAGTTAGCAGAGCATCAGCACCGCTGTCGGCTACGTGAAAGACATGTCCTCCAACAGTAACGTTATGCCCACCTGTCTCGCCATCAATCACGCTAGTGACTTTCGATTCGCCGTTATAGCTAATAAATACGCTTTTAATGTTTTCATGCGCATTAGTAGATTCTCCGACGGTATTATTGCCGTCCGGATCCGTAAAAGCCTTGATGAGTATTCCCGAAGACCCGGAAATTCCGGTAAATTCGGCCGTTGCCCCATTGACGTGGCTGTGACCATCAAAATGATGATCCTGATTAGCAGTTATGCTGTAATTTGCACTGGAGACGTTCTTTGTTGAATCACCAGTTAAATTTATCACATAATCTACGCGCATTGCCTCACCGTTACCAACGCTGACACCACCGCTGACACCACCTGCCGTTGCAGTAGTATTTAATGTGCCGGATGAAATTAGAGTTCCATCCACCTTCTCCATCGGAGTCAACAATACATCTGAAGCACCTGCTGTAGGATTATCAAAATACGCGTATGGTTGGTTACCGCCATGGAATTGGAATCCAACATCGTTAACACTAAACGTGCCTATCCCGCCGTCGATCTGCTGATACAAATGGAAAGAGTAGGTGTCACTTGCCGTCGTAATAGAATAATCAGGATTCAGCGTAGCATCAAACACCTTAGCCGCAGTTGTAGCTAAAGCCGTAGCGTAATTGCTGTTAGCCAATGTTGAACCAATAAGGTGCGATCCATCTGTATACAGATAGACGTGCGCAGTTGCCGCGGTAACACCGCTGTCAGATCCATTGGTTGCGGCGAATTTGACGGTACCGTTTAAGTCATTTCCATAATTATTATCCACATTATGATCGGTGTCAAGATAGACAGTACCCATTTGATTTTGCCCAAGGTTATTGGTCAGGTATGCATAATCCGGGGTAATGGCCGTCGGACCCGTATCTCCTATGGCAATCGTCAGCGTGCTTTGGCTGGTCGATCCGTCCGCATCCGTAATCGTGTAGGTGAAAACTTCATGAGCCGGCTGATTTACACCATCAATCAGATTATTCACAGAAACAGGCGCCGTGTAGGTGTAAGCGCCATTCGCGCCTATCACCAAAGAGCCGTGTAGGCTACCCTCAATGGTGGTAGTTCCGGTTGCTGCAACAGTCTCTCCATTGACTAATGTCACATGAACGGCGTCCGCACCCAGCGTATCGGCGCCGGGCCCTGTCGTGATGACATTACCTCCCACTGTAGCTGTCTGATGTTCCGTCACCGCGTTGACGTCCGCAACTGCCGTTACTCCCGTATCGGCTATGGCAATCGTCAGCGTGCTTTGGCTGGTCGATCCGTCCGCATCATGGACAGTGTAGGTAAAGGTATCAGACACCGCACCATTAGTGTTGTCCACATGGGCAGGTGCAGCGTAGGTGTAACTGCCGTCCGCCGCAAGCACCAGCGTACCACCAGCCGTACCATTCGTAAATGTCCCGGCATCTACAGTTATGCCATCAGCACTGGCGGTATCGTTGGCAAGAACTCCCGCCGTCAAACCAACCGTCAGGATCTGGCCTTCTACCACCGTGCCGATGTCGGGGTTCGCGTGTGGGACAGTATCTATGATTGTCAGGTGCATAGTATTGGTTGTATCCAGGTGCTCATAGTTACCGCCCTGCGCGCCGGTGATTCCTACTGTTAGATGAGCATCACCGTCAGGCGCGTTTTGAGCAATAACTGGCTCTGAAGCACCCGAAAGCTGACCCGCCTGGATTGTAATAGAAGTGTGTGCTGTGTCGTCCAGCGTGATGTGCAAATCACCCTGCGGTGCGTGATCTACATGCGCCGTGTAAACAATGTTACCTCCTTCAGTTACTGTAACGTTGTCCAAAGTTACCGTCGTTGTGTCGGTAACATCGGCAACCTGGGCCGTCGCCGTAGCGCCGGCAACGCTCGTGGCCTCATAGTTACCGCCATGAATATCGAGTACCGTAGCCGTGACGGTGGACGGATCGGTGTAAACATCGGGGTGCTCCGTGGCGATGGAGAACGAACCATTCCCTTGAGCGTCAATCGCCACCGTTTGAATCGAGGTGGCGTTCGTGAATGAGTCATGGACCTGAACATCTACAGTGGCCGCACCCTGTGGTGCGTTGTCGAGGTGAACGCTGAAGGTTACGCCCGCTGCGTTCTCCGTCACGTTGCTCGTCGTGATGTGCGCTACCGTCGTATCGTGACCATCCACATTCACATCGGTAACCTGGGCCGTCGCCGTGGCGCTGACCACGCTGGTGGCCTCGTAGTTTCCCCCACTGACCGCCGTTACCGTGGCCGTCACGCTGCTCCCGTCGGCATATGCATCCGGATGCGCCGACGCGTAGAAGAGAGTGCCGTTCCCCTGCGCGTCAATCGCCACCGTCTGGATCGTAGTGGTGTTCGTGAAGGTGTCATGCAACTGGACATCCACCGTGGCAGCACCCTGCGGGGCGTTGTCCAAGTGAATACTAAAGGTCACGCCGGCCGCATTCTCCGTCACGTTGCTCGTAGTGATGTGGGCTACCGTCGTGTCGGTGACATCCGTAATAGCGGTGGTCGCCTGAGCAGTGCTGAAATCAACTCCGGTGAAGCTCCCGCCCGTAACACCGGTGACCGTCGCCGTGACGCTCCTTGGGTCAACGTACGCATCCGGATGGGCCGTGGCGATAAAGAGCGTGCCCGTACTGCTGCCGGCGGCGATTTCAACATTATAAGTTGTTTCCCCGACTTGCACGGCAACCGTGGCAGCGCTCTGTGCCGGATTGTCCAGATGAACGGTGAAGGTTACGCCGGGCTCATTTTCAGTTACCGCTGTAGGCGCTGACAAAGTTAGATTTGCGTTAATTGGAGTCTCAGTTGGTGCGGTGAATGCTCCCTGGATGGTGCCTGATGTTCCAAATTCTGTTCCTGTGGTGCCTGCGCCGGAACCAACTTGGCCCTCAGTGCCTGTCAGAGATAAACTGAAGGGCGAAGTTACTCCACCGCCTGCCCCTGCGTCACCGCCGGCGGCAGTGGCATCCAGGTCAATCGGCTGATCGCCCGCTAAGAGGGCCTGCTGAATCTTATCGGCCTCGGCGGTGGCATCCGCGGTTAATCCCGGCGCTGCTCCGGCATAAACATCTTCGTCAATAGTTACATGGCTCATTCGGCCGAGATCCAACTGGGTCGCCGGGGCGCCATCATGGCCGTCTATCATGATGGAAACGCTGCCGTCACTGTCGGTGATAATCTGGTCATGAGCAAAAATCGGGCTGTTGGGTGCGAGGGCTCTTTCCGTCCCATCCGCCGCCACGGCCTTTGCCGTTCCATATTGAATAAATACCTTGCCTACTGCCTGATTTTCTGCCCCTGATCCTGCTGTGCTTGCGTTACTGGCCATGATTGAATCCTCCTTAAGGTTGGAAAGTATTGTTATTTGTTATTATGAGTTCGTATTTTGAGCTCAGTTTAAACTTTATTTTTATATAGTCTATAGTACCTTGGTACTAGTTATTCACTTTTTTGGGGCATTTTCGACTTTTGACCAGTTCATCAAAAAAGGGATTGGATTTGTTTTTTCGCCGACAATAATTCAATCTGTCCCGGAACTCGGCTTGTTACGATATTCGAGAGGCTCTGGACGAAGGCGGCCTGCATAGGGAAAAGGGCTTCAAATCCCCCTTGCTCCCCCTTTTCTAAAGGGGGAAATTTTGGTTCCCCTCTTTGGCAAAGAGGAGGTAAGGGAGATTTGCGCCTGAAAATGCACATAAAATCCCCTTTGTTGAAGGGGGCAATTTTTTTATTCCCTTCTTTGGCAAAGAGGGGGTAGGGGAGATTTGCTTTATCCTTGGCGACAGCTTGCTGTCAAGGGGTTTAACTTCAGTTCAGTTCGAATTTTACTGGTATATCTACCCACATGGTGACCGGCGTTCCCATCTTTTTCGCCGGGGAAAATTTCCAGACTTTGACCGCATCCTGGGCTGATTTGTCAAGCAGTTCGTAGCCGGAGGTTTTTTTCATTTTCAGACGGCCCACACTGCCATCGGCCAGGACTTCCACGGACAGCATCACCACGCCGGCATAGCCGCGTTGGCGGGCCGGCAGTGGATAGTCGGGGAGGTAGTTTTCGCTGTAACGGGGGGCGGCAAAGGTCAGGCTGCCGCTCCGGCTTGTCTCCAACTTTCCATACCCGGACATTTCGCCACGGGAAGCGATAACATACTGATTTCCACGAACATTATTGCCGCGCTCAGTTGTTGTGGCGGGGATTATCCGTGCAGATGAGCCGGTATCCGGCGAGGATGCGGTAACGATTGACGGCGTTGACGATGCTGCAGCTTCAGAGCCGGGCCGGGAATGCTGATCAGCCGAGGATACCGGGGCAAGGTTCCTTGCCCCTTGGTCTTTGGCCTGCAGAGTGGCCGCCTCGCCCGCTGCTTTTGCGGCCAGAGTTTCCCGCCCGCCCTGGGGAGGCGCCTCTTCCAATATTTTTGCCACGTCCACGGTAATTTCCGGTTCCCTGGGGTTTTCTATGCCAAAGCGGGTCTTTTCATTTATTGCCAGTGGCGCCGGCAGAGGGGCCGGTTTTTCCAGCTCCGCAGGCATGATCAGCGCTACCTGAAGGAACCCGCTGGTATTTAACGCCCCGGCATCCTTGAAAACCAGGGCATAGGCCAGAAAAATACCTCCATGAATGATCAAGGATACAATAGCGGCAACGGTAAGGCTTTTCGAACCGGCTACTCTTTCCATAACTTCACCCACCCCTTGCCCCCCACCCTAACCCTCCCCCGCAAAGGGGTGAGGGGATTAATATGGCTATTTCTCTATCCCTGTTCTTGCCTCGACGCCTTTTTGATAGTAATGTTTGATCTCGCCCATCTCCGTCACTAAGTCGGCAATTTCCACGATGCGGGGATCGGCTTTCCGGCCCGTTAAAATTAGTTCCACGTCGGCCGGTTTTTTCCTGATCAGATCGAGCAATCTTTCCACCGAAAACAGGGGAAAATACGTGGCAATGTTGACTTCATCGAGGATGATTACTTGATATTGGCCGCTTAACATTGCTGCCTCCGCCTCCTCCAGACCTGCGACGGCAAGCCTCTTGTCTTCCTCGGCGGGCTCCTGATAGATAAAACATCCCCGGCCATACTGTTTGAGGGTGATCAGATCGGAGAACCTGCCCAAGGCCTTGATTTCACTGTATTCGGCGCCTTTCACAAACTGGGCGATGAATACTTTCAGACCGGCGCCGGCCGCACGCAAGGCCAGGCCCAGGGCCGCCGTCGTCTTCCCCTTGCCGTCACCTGTGTATACCTGGATATAACCATGCATAATGGTTCCTCCTTTTTAAAAATCCATTGTCAGACCGAAAATAAAGTTTCTGTCCGGCGAAGGATAGTAACCTTTCTCCGTCGGGAATCCTCCGATTGCTCCATATTCCGCATATTCTTTGTTCATTATATTGTTGACGCCCAGGAAGGCCTTGGCATTTTTCCAGCGATAATCTAACCTCGTATTGACCAGAAAATATTCCTCCTGATCGTCGAAGGCATTATTGAAGTCGCTGATAAAGGGGCGGCTCCCGACATAGACGCCGTTTACGGTTAAAGACAGCTCCTTGGCCGGTAATAGGGACACGCCGAGCGTGGCTTTATCTCTGGACACTCCGGGGGAATCCTTGCCGGCATACTGGCCCTCTTCAATCCGCGCCTGCAGATGGGTGTAGCTGCCCTGCAAAGACAGCCAGGCGACAACTTGAGCGCGGAAGGACAATTCCAGGCCCTGTCGGCGCGTCAGGCCGTCCAGATTCTCGTTGGCATAGGTGGCCGGATTGTAAAAAATCTCGTTTTTGACATCCATGCGGAAAAAATTCAGATGGAAAACAAGAGCTTCCGTAAAATAATGCCGAACGCCCAATTCATAGTCGTCAGACTGCTGCGGCATCAGGGAGCCCGTCACCGTACT encodes:
- a CDS encoding Ig-like domain-containing protein, translated to MASNASTAGSGAENQAVGKVFIQYGTAKAVAADGTERALAPNSPIFAHDQIITDSDGSVSIMIDGHDGAPATQLDLGRMSHVTIDEDVYAGAAPGLTADATAEADKIQQALLAGDQPIDLDATAAGGDAGAGGGVTSPFSLSLTGTEGQVGSGAGTTGTEFGTSGTIQGAFTAPTETPINANLTLSAPTAVTENEPGVTFTVHLDNPAQSAATVAVQVGETTYNVEIAAGSSTGTLFIATAHPDAYVDPRSVTATVTGVTGGSFTGVDFSTAQATTAITDVTDTTVAHITTSNVTENAAGVTFSIHLDNAPQGAATVDVQLHDTFTNTTTIQTVAIDAQGNGTLFYASAHPDAYADGSSVTATVTAVSGGNYEATSVVSATATAQVTDVNVDGHDTTVAHITTSNVTENAAGVTFSVHLDNAPQGAATVDVQVHDSFTNATSIQTVAIDAQGNGSFSIATEHPDVYTDPSTVTATVLDIHGGNYEATSVAGATATAQVADVTDTTTVTLDNVTVTEGGNIVYTAHVDHAPQGDLHITLDDTAHTSITIQAGQLSGASEPVIAQNAPDGDAHLTVGITGAQGGNYEHLDTTNTMHLTIIDTVPHANPDIGTVVEGQILTVGLTAGVLANDTASADGITVDAGTFTNGTAGGTLVLAADGSYTYAAPAHVDNTNGAVSDTFTYTVHDADGSTSQSTLTIAIADTGVTAVADVNAVTEHQTATVGGNVITTGPGADTLGADAVHVTLVNGETVAATGTTTIEGSLHGSLVIGANGAYTYTAPVSVNNLIDGVNQPAHEVFTYTITDADGSTSQSTLTIAIGDTGPTAITPDYAYLTNNLGQNQMGTVYLDTDHNVDNNYGNDLNGTVKFAATNGSDSGVTAATAHVYLYTDGSHLIGSTLANSNYATALATTAAKVFDATLNPDYSITTASDTYSFHLYQQIDGGIGTFSVNDVGFQFHGGNQPYAYFDNPTAGASDVLLTPMEKVDGTLISSGTLNTTATAGGVSGGVSVGNGEAMRVDYVINLTGDSTKNVSSANYSITANQDHHFDGHSHVNGATAEFTGISGSSGILIKAFTDPDGNNTVGESTNAHENIKSVFISYNGESKVTSVIDGETGGHNVTVGGHVFHVADSGADALLTGVVDHTTIGTLTDHGYTTLEYDYASGATFKLGSFGATEFTPGDAHELKFDLAVTDGDGSTVPSAMHVFLSPDDHIIQIADDTHHTLTVATGTAGTLVGTDGTDILTGAGGNDILIGGHGHDTLTGHAGADTFIFREAGATNVDHIVDFKSSEGDKIDLSSLTANDTNVHVTHDAVANTTTVSVDSAEVAVLEGYTGSVDILLGDVTHHHT
- a CDS encoding energy transducer TonB, which codes for MGEVMERVAGSKSLTVAAIVSLIIHGGIFLAYALVFKDAGALNTSGFLQVALIMPAELEKPAPLPAPLAINEKTRFGIENPREPEITVDVAKILEEAPPQGGRETLAAKAAGEAATLQAKDQGARNLAPVSSADQHSRPGSEAAASSTPSIVTASSPDTGSSARIIPATTTERGNNVRGNQYVIASRGEMSGYGKLETSRSGSLTFAAPRYSENYLPDYPLPARQRGYAGVVMLSVEVLADGSVGRLKMKKTSGYELLDKSAQDAVKVWKFSPAKKMGTPVTMWVDIPVKFELN
- a CDS encoding cob(I)yrinic acid a,c-diamide adenosyltransferase, which encodes MHGYIQVYTGDGKGKTTAALGLALRAAGAGLKVFIAQFVKGAEYSEIKALGRFSDLITLKQYGRGCFIYQEPAEEDKRLAVAGLEEAEAAMLSGQYQVIILDEVNIATYFPLFSVERLLDLIRKKPADVELILTGRKADPRIVEIADLVTEMGEIKHYYQKGVEARTGIEK